From a region of the Agrobacterium tumefaciens genome:
- the nrdR gene encoding transcriptional repressor NrdR codes for MRCPFCGSEDTQVKDSRPAEDNTSIRRRRICPDCGGRFTTYERVQLRELMVIKKSGRKLPFDREKLVRSFEIALRKRPVDRDRIERAVSGIARRLESSGETEIPSEEIGLQVLEALKSLDDVAFVRYASVYRDFSHAEDFENVIAEINAKIARDTEGGV; via the coding sequence ATGCGCTGCCCTTTTTGCGGTTCTGAAGACACGCAGGTCAAGGACTCTCGTCCGGCGGAGGACAACACCTCCATTCGCCGGCGGCGCATCTGCCCCGATTGCGGCGGCCGCTTCACGACCTATGAGCGCGTGCAATTGCGCGAACTGATGGTCATCAAGAAAAGCGGCCGCAAGCTGCCGTTCGACCGGGAAAAGCTGGTGCGATCTTTCGAGATCGCGCTGCGCAAACGCCCGGTTGATCGTGACCGGATCGAACGTGCCGTTTCCGGTATCGCCCGTCGTCTGGAAAGCTCCGGCGAGACGGAAATCCCATCTGAAGAAATCGGCTTGCAGGTTCTCGAAGCGCTGAAAAGCCTCGATGACGTTGCCTTCGTGCGGTACGCCTCGGTCTATCGCGATTTCAGCCACGCCGAAGACTTCGAAAACGTCATTGCCGAGATCAACGCGAAGATTGCGCGTGATACGGAAGGCGGGGTCTGA
- a CDS encoding winged helix-turn-helix transcriptional regulator, with translation MINTKAKPQAIVADVQEETIRSLYMESLHLVERLHRRLLDVIKDEFDRQGRDDVNAVQALLLFNIGNSELTAGELRSRGYYLGSNVSYNVKKLVDLGLINHQRSRVDRRSVRISLTEKGQQIAETVARLYERHVGSIEKVGGIGTGEFAEMNKLLQRLDRFWNDSIAYRL, from the coding sequence ATGATCAATACCAAAGCAAAGCCGCAGGCTATCGTCGCTGACGTACAGGAAGAAACCATCCGTTCGCTCTACATGGAGTCGCTGCACCTGGTTGAGCGTCTTCACCGCCGTCTGCTCGATGTCATCAAGGACGAGTTCGATCGTCAGGGTCGCGATGACGTCAACGCAGTCCAGGCACTCCTTCTGTTTAACATCGGCAACTCCGAACTGACCGCCGGTGAGCTGCGTTCGCGCGGTTACTACCTCGGCTCGAACGTTTCCTACAACGTCAAGAAGCTGGTCGACCTCGGTCTCATCAACCACCAGCGTTCGCGTGTCGACCGTCGCTCGGTTCGTATCAGCCTGACCGAAAAGGGCCAGCAGATAGCCGAAACCGTTGCCCGCCTTTATGAGCGCCACGTCGGCTCGATCGAAAAGGTCGGCGGCATCGGCACCGGCGAATTCGCCGAAATGAACAAGCTGCTGCAGCGCCTCGACCGTTTCTGGAACGACTCGATCGCATATCGCCTGTAA
- the nusB gene encoding transcription antitermination factor NusB, with amino-acid sequence MSNVENGGAPRQPSVKPVNQRGAARLAAVQALYQMDVGGTGVMEVVAEYEAHRLGQEVDGDTYLKADPSWFRSIVSGVVRDQTKIDPIVRSALLEDWPLSRLDATVRAILRAGAFEILERKDVPVAVVVTEYVEIARAFFAEDEPKLVNAVLDRIAKQVRGETKR; translated from the coding sequence ATGTCGAACGTTGAAAACGGCGGCGCACCGCGCCAGCCTTCGGTCAAGCCCGTCAACCAGCGTGGCGCTGCGCGTCTTGCCGCTGTGCAGGCACTCTACCAGATGGATGTCGGTGGCACCGGCGTGATGGAAGTCGTTGCGGAATACGAGGCGCATCGTCTCGGCCAGGAAGTCGATGGCGACACCTACCTCAAGGCTGACCCGTCCTGGTTCCGCTCGATCGTATCAGGCGTTGTTCGCGACCAGACGAAGATCGATCCGATCGTTCGCTCCGCCCTTCTGGAAGACTGGCCGTTGTCGCGTCTCGACGCCACGGTGCGCGCCATCCTTCGCGCCGGCGCTTTCGAGATTCTTGAGCGCAAAGATGTGCCGGTTGCCGTTGTCGTGACCGAATATGTTGAAATCGCCCGCGCCTTTTTTGCGGAAGACGAGCCGAAGCTCGTCAATGCGGTGCTTGACCGTATTGCCAAGCAGGTTCGCGGCGAGACAAAACGCTGA
- the hemB gene encoding porphobilinogen synthase, producing MQDKTHLVDEITGHRRMRRNRKADWTRRMVQENRLTVDDLIWPVFIVPGTGIVDPIPAMPGVNRMSVDKLVEAAKEAADLGIPAIATFPNIEMELRDETGSNALLANNLINQATAAVKKAVPNIGMITDVALDPFTSHGHDGILRGDEIVNDETVEQVVKAAILQADAGSDIISPSEMMDGRVGAIRRGLDAAGHQGAGIMSYATKFSSGYYGPYREAISTAGLLKGDKNSYYINPANGTEAMRDAALDVEEGADMLMVKPGLPYLDICWRLKEAFGLPTFAYQVSGEYSQIKAAAMNGWIDGDRVMMETLLCFKRAGCDGILTYFAVEAARKLARS from the coding sequence ATGCAGGACAAAACCCATCTGGTCGACGAGATTACCGGCCACCGCCGCATGCGGCGCAATCGCAAGGCCGACTGGACACGCCGTATGGTTCAGGAAAACCGCCTGACGGTCGACGATCTGATCTGGCCGGTGTTTATCGTTCCGGGTACGGGCATCGTGGACCCCATCCCTGCCATGCCTGGCGTCAACCGCATGAGTGTCGACAAACTTGTCGAGGCCGCCAAGGAAGCAGCCGATCTCGGCATCCCGGCCATTGCAACATTCCCCAACATTGAAATGGAACTGCGCGACGAGACCGGTTCCAACGCCCTTCTCGCCAACAACCTGATCAATCAGGCCACGGCTGCCGTCAAGAAAGCCGTGCCGAACATCGGCATGATTACCGATGTGGCGCTCGACCCCTTCACCAGCCACGGCCATGACGGCATTCTTCGCGGCGACGAGATCGTCAATGACGAAACCGTCGAACAGGTCGTCAAGGCTGCCATTCTTCAGGCCGATGCCGGATCGGACATTATCTCTCCATCCGAAATGATGGACGGCCGTGTCGGTGCGATCCGTCGCGGACTGGATGCCGCTGGCCACCAAGGCGCTGGCATCATGTCCTATGCGACCAAGTTCTCGTCGGGTTATTACGGTCCCTATCGCGAGGCGATTTCGACCGCCGGCCTGCTGAAGGGCGACAAGAACAGCTATTACATCAACCCGGCCAACGGCACGGAAGCGATGCGTGACGCGGCCCTCGACGTCGAGGAAGGCGCCGACATGCTGATGGTCAAACCCGGCCTACCCTATCTCGATATCTGTTGGCGGCTGAAAGAGGCGTTCGGTCTTCCGACCTTCGCCTATCAGGTCTCCGGCGAATATTCGCAGATCAAGGCCGCAGCAATGAACGGCTGGATCGACGGCGACCGCGTCATGATGGAAACACTGCTCTGTTTCAAGCGCGCTGGATGCGACGGCATTTTGACCTACTTCGCCGTTGAGGCGGCACGCAAACTGGCCAGGAGCTGA
- a CDS encoding 6,7-dimethyl-8-ribityllumazine synthase, giving the protein MIRREPFQENPMSKPHLLIVEARFYDDMSDALLDGAKFALDEAGATYDIITVPGALEIPPAIAMALDAADNEGTEYDGFVALGMVIRGETYHFDIVSNESSRALMDLAVSESLAIGNGIMTVENDDQAWARVRRSDKDKGGFAARAALTMIELKKKLGG; this is encoded by the coding sequence TTGATCCGGCGCGAACCTTTTCAGGAAAATCCCATGTCCAAGCCTCATCTTCTCATCGTGGAAGCACGTTTTTACGATGATATGTCCGATGCTCTTCTCGATGGCGCCAAGTTTGCGCTCGATGAAGCCGGTGCGACCTATGACATCATCACCGTTCCCGGTGCTCTCGAAATCCCGCCGGCAATCGCCATGGCGCTCGACGCGGCGGACAATGAAGGCACGGAATATGACGGCTTCGTTGCTCTCGGCATGGTCATCCGTGGCGAAACCTACCACTTCGACATCGTTTCCAACGAGTCGTCCCGCGCCCTGATGGACCTCGCTGTCAGCGAATCTCTCGCCATCGGCAACGGCATCATGACCGTCGAAAACGACGATCAGGCCTGGGCTCGCGTTCGCCGTTCCGACAAGGACAAGGGTGGTTTTGCCGCTCGCGCCGCGCTGACCATGATCGAACTCAAGAAAAAACTGGGTGGCTGA
- a CDS encoding murein L,D-transpeptidase, producing MTKKSVSDPVSRRALLRSAVSVGAVALAAPALAQDALNDLMGSSRRGNWDDQFDANTSRSAVGVVSNNPVLGSEAPIYMQQAIMQYQQIVQNGGWPDVPTSQQRLQIGVSDPSVQILRQRLMVSGDLLREAGISSAFDSYVDGALKRFQARHGLPADGVIGEYTTKALNVSAQIRLAQLQTNLVRIDSMSGDLGQRHLMVNIPAASIEAVENGRVVLRNTAVVGRASRPTHVINSKIYEVILNPYWTAPRSIVEKDIVPLMQKDPTYLERNNIRLIDGKGQEVSPTTVDWFAPKAPNLMFRQDPGKINAMSSTKINFHNPNNEYMHDTPQQGLFNKLMRFESSGCVRVQNVRDLTSWLLRDTAGWSRQEMERVIASRVSTPIKLAQEVPVYFVYITAWSAKDGVVQFRDDIYGKDGNAELALNTTSGMEQPAGSVDDDLLPRN from the coding sequence ATGACAAAGAAATCCGTTTCCGATCCCGTGTCCCGTCGCGCGCTTCTGCGCTCGGCCGTTTCCGTTGGCGCTGTTGCGCTGGCTGCGCCCGCTTTGGCGCAGGATGCGCTGAACGACCTGATGGGTTCTTCCCGTCGTGGCAACTGGGACGACCAGTTCGATGCGAACACCTCGCGTTCGGCGGTTGGCGTTGTTTCCAACAATCCGGTTCTCGGTTCGGAAGCGCCGATCTACATGCAGCAGGCGATCATGCAGTATCAGCAGATCGTTCAGAACGGCGGCTGGCCTGACGTTCCGACAAGCCAGCAGCGTCTCCAGATCGGCGTCAGCGATCCTTCCGTTCAGATCCTGCGTCAGCGTCTGATGGTTTCCGGCGATCTGCTGCGTGAAGCCGGCATCTCCAGCGCATTCGATTCCTATGTGGATGGCGCGCTGAAGCGTTTCCAGGCTCGTCATGGTCTGCCGGCAGATGGCGTGATCGGCGAATACACCACCAAGGCTCTGAATGTTTCCGCACAGATCCGTTTGGCGCAGCTTCAGACCAACCTGGTGCGCATTGATTCCATGTCGGGCGATCTCGGCCAGCGTCACCTGATGGTCAATATTCCGGCTGCCTCTATTGAAGCCGTGGAAAATGGCCGCGTCGTTCTGCGTAACACGGCCGTTGTCGGCCGCGCCAGCCGCCCGACGCACGTCATCAACTCCAAGATCTACGAGGTTATCCTCAACCCTTACTGGACTGCGCCGCGCTCGATCGTCGAAAAGGACATCGTGCCGTTGATGCAGAAGGACCCGACCTATCTGGAGCGGAACAACATCCGCCTCATCGACGGCAAGGGACAGGAAGTTTCGCCGACGACGGTCGACTGGTTCGCGCCGAAGGCTCCGAACCTGATGTTCCGTCAGGACCCGGGCAAGATCAACGCCATGTCCTCGACGAAGATCAACTTCCACAACCCCAACAACGAATACATGCACGACACGCCACAGCAGGGCCTGTTCAACAAGCTGATGCGTTTCGAATCGTCCGGCTGCGTCCGCGTGCAGAACGTTCGCGACCTGACTTCCTGGCTGCTGCGAGACACGGCAGGCTGGTCGCGTCAGGAAATGGAACGCGTCATCGCATCGCGCGTCAGCACGCCGATCAAGCTCGCACAGGAAGTGCCGGTTTATTTCGTTTACATCACTGCCTGGTCGGCGAAGGACGGCGTTGTTCAGTTCCGCGACGACATCTACGGCAAGGATGGCAATGCCGAACTGGCGCTTAACACCACGAGCGGCATGGAACAGCCTGCCGGTTCCGTGGACGACGATCTGCTGCCGCGCAACTAA
- a CDS encoding LysE family translocator — translation MPSLEVLTAFFVTTALFAYIPGPAMLYAAAQTMARGRFAGLMAVLGIHVGCYFHIFAASAGLSVLFQAVPWLYLAVKLGGALYLIWLGFSMLRSKLEGENVNLAIEPKSARRAFIDSIIVDVLNPKTALFFLAFLPQFVDPSAAFPVWLQFLILGIAVNFIFSSADLVGVLLAGAMVGRLKRSSAVQRLAKRAAGTVLMGLGVHLAFQKS, via the coding sequence ATGCCGTCATTGGAAGTGCTGACCGCGTTTTTTGTCACCACCGCCCTGTTCGCCTATATTCCAGGTCCCGCCATGCTTTATGCGGCGGCGCAGACCATGGCACGCGGACGTTTTGCCGGGCTGATGGCGGTTCTAGGTATCCATGTCGGCTGCTACTTCCACATTTTTGCGGCATCCGCCGGTCTGTCGGTCCTGTTTCAGGCGGTTCCGTGGCTCTATCTCGCGGTCAAGCTGGGTGGCGCCCTGTACCTGATCTGGCTCGGTTTCTCGATGCTGCGCAGCAAGCTTGAAGGTGAAAACGTCAATCTTGCCATCGAACCGAAATCGGCGCGGCGCGCCTTCATCGACAGCATCATCGTCGATGTTCTCAACCCCAAGACCGCGCTGTTCTTCTTGGCTTTCCTGCCGCAGTTCGTCGATCCCTCGGCTGCTTTTCCTGTCTGGCTGCAATTCCTGATCCTCGGCATCGCCGTCAATTTCATCTTCTCTTCTGCCGATCTGGTCGGTGTGCTTCTGGCTGGCGCAATGGTCGGACGGTTGAAGCGTTCGAGTGCGGTTCAAAGGCTCGCCAAACGTGCGGCCGGAACGGTTCTGATGGGGCTTGGAGTCCATCTGGCCTTCCAGAAAAGCTGA
- the ribD gene encoding bifunctional diaminohydroxyphosphoribosylaminopyrimidine deaminase/5-amino-6-(5-phosphoribosylamino)uracil reductase RibD, whose product MTTRADDERFMARAIDVSLRHQGQTETNPSVGCVLVKDGQIIAEAVTAISGRPHAERQALELAGEAARGATAYVTLEPCSHWGKTPPCANALVDYGVARVVVAVDDPDERVSGRGYEILRAAGIVVETGLLREEGERALAGYLTRKVKNRPHVILKLAVSADGMIGRRGDGQVAITGPEARRAVHELRARCDAILIGIGTALADDPELTVRIEGLEQRSPVRIVLDRRLELPLTSKLVKTAGNVPVIAVTLEAPLDASVALQGAGVEIQQASTLDDLLHALAERGMSELLVEGGASVARAFLEAGLVDRIMLFESPVVVGENGVETPLRRADIPDDYLLVSETAYGADRCFDFERPL is encoded by the coding sequence GTGACGACCCGTGCCGATGACGAAAGATTCATGGCGCGGGCGATCGACGTTTCGCTGCGCCATCAGGGTCAGACCGAAACCAATCCCTCTGTTGGCTGTGTCCTCGTCAAGGACGGCCAGATCATTGCCGAAGCCGTCACCGCAATCAGCGGCCGTCCGCATGCCGAGCGTCAGGCGCTTGAACTGGCAGGCGAGGCGGCGCGGGGTGCGACGGCCTATGTCACTCTCGAACCCTGCTCGCACTGGGGCAAGACACCGCCATGCGCCAATGCGCTGGTTGACTATGGCGTGGCCCGTGTCGTCGTTGCCGTTGATGATCCCGACGAGCGTGTATCGGGCCGCGGCTACGAAATTTTACGCGCCGCCGGTATCGTGGTCGAAACCGGTCTGCTGCGTGAAGAAGGCGAGCGCGCACTTGCAGGTTACCTCACACGCAAGGTTAAAAATCGCCCGCATGTGATTCTGAAGCTTGCGGTTTCTGCAGATGGCATGATCGGCCGTCGGGGCGACGGACAGGTGGCGATCACCGGCCCGGAAGCGCGCCGCGCAGTGCATGAACTGAGGGCGCGTTGCGACGCGATCCTTATCGGCATCGGTACGGCGTTGGCCGACGATCCCGAACTGACCGTGCGTATCGAGGGCCTCGAGCAGCGCTCGCCCGTTCGCATCGTTCTCGATCGCCGGCTTGAGCTGCCGTTGACCTCGAAGCTGGTGAAAACGGCGGGGAACGTGCCGGTGATTGCGGTGACACTCGAGGCACCCCTCGATGCATCTGTCGCGCTTCAGGGTGCCGGCGTTGAAATCCAGCAAGCCTCGACGCTTGATGACCTCCTTCACGCTTTAGCGGAACGGGGCATGTCGGAACTGCTGGTCGAAGGCGGCGCCTCTGTCGCTCGCGCATTCCTCGAGGCTGGTCTCGTCGACCGTATCATGCTGTTCGAAAGCCCGGTGGTGGTGGGCGAAAACGGGGTTGAAACGCCGCTTCGTCGTGCCGATATCCCGGACGATTATCTGCTTGTCAGCGAAACCGCCTATGGCGCCGACCGCTGCTTCGATTTTGAAAGGCCGCTTTGA
- a CDS encoding serine hydroxymethyltransferase, with the protein MSNTDAFFSRPLADVDPEIFGAIEKELGRQRHEIELIASENIVSRAVLEAQGSIMTNKYAEGYPGKRYYGGCQFVDIAEELAIERAKKLFGVNFANVQPNSGSQMNQAVFLALLQPGDTFMGLDLNSGGHLTHGSPVNMSGKWFNVVSYGVREGDNLLDMDDVAEKARTHKPKLIIAGGTAYSRIWDWKRFREIADEVGAYLMVDMAHIAGLVAGGQHPSPFPHCHVATTTTHKSLRGPRGGVILTNDEDLAKKFNSAVFPGLQGGPLMHIIAAKAVAFGEALQPEFKDYAAQIVKNAKALAETLIAGGLDVVSGGTDNHLMLVDLRKKNATGKRAEAALGRAYITCNKNGIPFDPEKPFVTSGVRLGAPAGTTRGFKEAEFREIGKLIVEVLDGLKVANSDEGNAAVEASVREKVVALTDRFPMYPYM; encoded by the coding sequence ATGTCGAACACAGATGCTTTCTTCTCCCGTCCGCTTGCCGATGTCGATCCGGAAATTTTCGGCGCGATTGAGAAGGAACTCGGTCGCCAGCGCCACGAGATCGAACTGATCGCCTCGGAAAATATCGTCTCCCGCGCTGTGCTTGAAGCGCAGGGTTCGATCATGACCAACAAATACGCTGAAGGTTATCCGGGCAAGCGTTATTACGGCGGATGTCAGTTCGTTGACATCGCGGAAGAGCTGGCGATTGAACGCGCCAAGAAGCTGTTCGGCGTCAATTTCGCCAACGTCCAGCCGAACTCCGGTTCGCAGATGAACCAGGCGGTGTTCCTCGCGCTTCTCCAGCCGGGTGATACCTTCATGGGTCTCGATCTGAACTCGGGTGGTCACCTGACGCACGGTTCGCCGGTAAACATGTCCGGCAAGTGGTTCAACGTCGTGTCGTACGGCGTGCGCGAAGGCGACAACCTGCTCGATATGGACGATGTTGCTGAAAAGGCTCGTACCCACAAGCCGAAGCTCATCATCGCCGGCGGCACGGCCTACTCCCGTATCTGGGACTGGAAGCGTTTCCGCGAGATCGCTGATGAAGTTGGCGCTTACCTGATGGTCGACATGGCGCACATCGCCGGTCTGGTTGCCGGTGGCCAGCATCCGTCGCCGTTCCCGCATTGCCACGTTGCCACGACGACGACGCACAAGTCGCTCCGCGGCCCGCGCGGTGGCGTTATCCTGACCAATGACGAAGATCTGGCCAAGAAGTTCAACTCGGCTGTCTTCCCTGGCCTCCAGGGCGGTCCGCTGATGCACATCATCGCCGCCAAGGCTGTTGCCTTCGGTGAAGCGCTGCAGCCGGAATTCAAGGACTACGCCGCGCAGATCGTCAAGAACGCCAAGGCACTGGCAGAAACGCTGATCGCTGGCGGTCTCGATGTCGTTTCCGGCGGTACCGACAACCACCTCATGCTGGTCGACCTTCGCAAGAAGAACGCAACCGGCAAGCGTGCGGAAGCAGCGCTCGGCCGCGCCTACATCACCTGCAACAAGAACGGCATCCCGTTCGACCCTGAAAAGCCTTTCGTGACGTCGGGTGTCCGCCTTGGCGCACCGGCCGGCACGACGCGCGGCTTCAAGGAAGCTGAATTCCGTGAAATCGGCAAGCTGATCGTTGAGGTTCTCGACGGTCTCAAGGTTGCCAATTCGGATGAAGGCAATGCTGCCGTTGAGGCTTCCGTACGCGAGAAGGTCGTTGCTTTGACCGATCGCTTCCCCATGTACCCGTACATGTAA
- a CDS encoding riboflavin synthase produces MFTGIVTDVGTVSELEALPEGVRLRVATNYDPKTIDMGASISHGGVCLTVTKLPDTGSNERWYEVEAWEEALRLTTIASWQKGTHVNLERALKIGDELGGHIVSGHVDGKAEILSVESEGEAVRIRLRAPEHLAKFVAPKGSVALDGTSLTVNAVEGTDFDVLLIRHTLAVTTWGERQPGDFVNFEVDTMARYAARLAEFPSN; encoded by the coding sequence ATGTTTACCGGAATTGTAACCGACGTGGGAACCGTGTCCGAACTTGAGGCCCTGCCGGAAGGCGTGCGCCTTCGCGTGGCGACCAATTACGATCCCAAGACCATCGACATGGGCGCATCCATTTCGCATGGCGGCGTTTGCCTGACAGTGACGAAACTGCCCGATACCGGCAGCAACGAGCGCTGGTATGAAGTCGAAGCCTGGGAAGAAGCCCTGCGCCTGACGACGATCGCAAGCTGGCAGAAGGGTACGCATGTCAACCTCGAACGCGCGCTGAAGATCGGCGACGAACTCGGCGGCCACATTGTCTCCGGCCATGTTGATGGCAAGGCGGAAATTCTGTCGGTCGAATCGGAAGGTGAAGCGGTTCGCATTCGTCTTCGTGCGCCTGAACATCTCGCAAAGTTCGTCGCGCCCAAGGGTTCTGTCGCGCTCGACGGCACCTCGCTGACCGTCAACGCGGTCGAGGGTACCGATTTCGACGTTCTGTTGATCCGTCACACGCTGGCCGTCACCACCTGGGGCGAGCGCCAGCCGGGCGATTTCGTCAATTTCGAAGTCGACACCATGGCACGTTACGCCGCACGTCTGGCCGAATTCCCGTCGAACTGA